Part of the Zingiber officinale cultivar Zhangliang chromosome 8A, Zo_v1.1, whole genome shotgun sequence genome, GTACTGATAGCTATCATTAGTGTCCCTTTTACAATCTTCTACTTATCAGCATGCCCTTTCTTACATAATAACTCCTTCACTTGTGCTAAAACTTATATGCAAATGAATTGAGATTGTTTACTTATCTAAGTGTGTTCTTGTATAGATTGGGACTTGAAGTTGCAACAAACTATGGTCGAAATGTTTCCGCTTAAGTCAGAAGATGCAGCATACAGTAAAATCAGTGGAATGCTTGCAACTCTTGGCGATCCTTTTACTAGAATTATCAGCCCAAAGGTAACTGACATTTTTCTCTTGTCTGTCACTTGTATAGATGACTGCATTTATGATGTGTGATTCTCTACCCCAAAGAGGATGCCCTAAATCATAAACCAAACTCAATGTTTACTTGATCTATATATTTTCATATACCCCATAAATGATTTATTTCTGTGCTAATCGGTCATGAAATTTACTGCTTCAGCACACACATGGTTgtgccttctttcttttgtgcAGCAATTTTGATTCCATAGCACTTCTGTGTTCATCGCACCAGTTAACTGGAAGCTATCTTTGTTATGTCATTTCGCAATATCTGATTATTTCCCAAACTCCTTATTTGCAGGAATATCAGAGTTTCAGAATAGGAAGCGATGGAAATTTGCAAGGAGTTGGCCTATTTATAAATGTTGAACCAAAATCTGGAAACTTGGTAGTGAAATCTTTGCCgtgtttgttttttgttttattgATATGTTTCTGTAAAATTTTCCAATTCATATTGGTTAAAGCTTTTATAAGATAATATCACGTATATTAGGATTATGACCTGAGTAGCAAGTGGAGTTGAGAATTTATATtgttttgacaaaaaataaaCAACCAAAATTTACAGTTGCTGTAAgattgtttgtgtttgtgaaaAATAAAGGGAACGACTTGAATCCCTATGCAATTATTAAAATACATTTTACATGAAAAGTTTAAACATTCCATATTTCATAGGTTGTTTTGTCTTGCATTGATGGAAGCCCGGCTGACCGAGCTGGTATTCATGAAGGAGATGAGCTAATCGAGATTGATGGTAAGATTATACAGAAATTTTCTCAGCTTGAGGTATCAATTTCAGAATATTAGCTTCAAACAGAGCTATTGATAGTGAgatgcaattaaaaaaaaaaattatcatcacTGGGTATCTATAGTGAAATGGATTCACTTCTAATAATGTTTTGAACAAAAAAATCAAACATATTAACAATCACAAAGAAAGGGGCATTATGTTCCTCCTGACAACTATTCTTAAGTCATACAGATTCGTTTCTTTTCAGTCGACATTTGATTCTTTGCTTATTTATGTTGATTCCTATGCTTACTGGTCTTTATACTATTGGGAAATTAACACTTCACTTGATCTATCAACTAGAATAAGAAAACAGTATTTCACCTGATATAAGGCCCTATATTTATGACTACGATATTCCCCCAGATAGTTcctgaatttttattaaaaaaaaagataatctgAAAGATATATTCTTCTTAATGAAGATATTGATTTCTAGTGTATGATGATTATATTTGCTTTATAATGTTCAAATTTATTTGCATAAGCCAGATTTTGCCTGATTTAGCAACTTGCACCTACTAGTCGTATTTCAATTCTACTATATTAGGAAAAAATTTACGATGAAGTCCAAGTCCTACACGACAAAAATTGTATAAATTACATTAGGGCTTTTCTTGATTAATCTCATCAAACCTCTGTTTATCCTCAATTTAGGAGAGCAGGTCACCGGGTTAGATAGTGAAGCAGCAGCTCGCAAGCTTCGAGGGCGTGTTGGTAGCACTGTCAGAGTGAAGCTTCTTACTGTAATGTCTCTGTATCTTTATTTCCCAGTTCGTGTGATTTAGTAGATCATGAAATTTTTATAGCAAGACAGCTTAGAGTTGGGGTCACCTAGACTTATTAATGCAACATCTTAATGACTATGTAATTCATTCTCTAGGACTATTTGCTACTCAATGATCTGTAGTTTGTTTATTGAAGTACCACCACTCACACTATCTTTGTTGTTCAAACTTGGTTAGTATCTTTTAGTCATATCTTATCGAACTTTCAGAGGACTCTTCTTCACTTTGCAATAACATTTCATTTTCAAGTTCAGATTAGAGTTTAAAAATCTGATGCCATAATCTAATTTTTCAGGGAGAACAAAGTGGAAGTGAACTAAGAGAGgtatttcttctttatttctctaGATTATTAAGATATGTGACTATCAAAAACACTGTTTTTTCAGAGTGTTTGTAGCATCTTCCTGTATCTCGTTGTTCCTCAAGTCTAATTGTAGCTTATGGTTGGGATTCAAGGTACAAATATCTCGCGAGGTCATTAAGCTTTCTCCCCTTTCTAGTACGGTCATAAGACACAAATCAAATGATGGCTACGAGTCAAAGATCGGATATGTTAGGCTCTCCGCATTCTCCCAGGTGTGGCATACGAATTTTAATTTGTTACAGACAAACCTATTTGCAGTTTTAATTTGTTACAATTAGGAAATGCCTTTCTGGATCATTGTTGATTAGAATGCTGCCACTGAAATGGAGAATGTTATCCAACAAATGGAAGATGAAGGAGTACAGTCATACATACTAGACTTGCGGAACAACCCGGTCGGTGATCATGCTTACCTGCCGTTTATCTTACTACAACTTTGAAGTTAGACATCTCAAAATCCCAACTTCAATGACTTTTCACAGGGGGGATTGGTCAAAGCAGGATTAGATGTCGCACAAATATGGCTAGATGGTGACGAAACTCTTGTAAACACAATTGATCGCGAAGGAAATATGTTGCCCATCAATATGGTCGATGGGCACGCTTTAACACACGACCCACTTGTGGTGCTTGTAAGCTTCTCCAGTAATTTCAAAGTAGTCCTGAAGTTACCTCTCGATATATTGCTTCTGTTTTTTTTATCATTGTTGAAGGGAACAATTCGGGTCTTCATTCCTGAGACACGCTATACCCTGAGCTGAGTGGTTCCCACTTTGTCGATGCAGGTTAATGAAGGGAGTGCGAGCGCAAGTGAAATTCTCGCTGGAGCATTACATGATAATGGGCGTGCAGTTCTCGTCGGGCATAGAACATTTGGGAAAGGAAAAATTCAGGtactttttttaaaatctttttggcGCATGAAAGCATTCAACACTCCTTAAAGACAGTTTGTTAGATAACTTTGGTGGGCTACCTTTTCTCGACGCAGAGTGTGACTGAACTGAACGACGGATCAGCTCTTTTCATCACGGTCGCCAAGTACTTGTCCCCAGCACTGCATGACATCGATCAGGTCGGCATAAATCCTGATGTGCAGTGCACGCCTGATGCACTAACATCCTCGTTAGCATCTTTTTTGAGAGATAACAATACAGCCTCCACTCTGGAGTCCGATTCTTGCATCATGGTAGCAGAACACGAACTTGAAGTCCAGAAACTGAAGGGGACTGCTTCATGAGAGCGTCTGTTTACCATCAGCAAATGTAGCAAGCCACTGAGTGGCCATATAGTTATGGGCAAAAATCATACGGATGCCCCTCATTTATCGTTGAATGAGCCTCCATCAtatattttatatcaaaaatACTTCTTTTTTTAGCATAGCATTGGTGTAGTATCCACTGATAGATGTagttataatataaaaaattaattattttattttaattaaaattattatatataaaatattattatgatAAAATGTTCTTTAcaatttgattaaaaatatttaaattttatcaaaattatttaagttaacccaaatcattttaaaatagttGTTACATCTACTTTAGATGGTTGttatataatataaattctaAAACTTTAAATCCTAAATACTATTAtatcataatattctttatcaatttagtcaaaaattatttaaactttattaaaattattttaaaattattattattacatattgatccggtggtaaagacGGGGGATCACTCggtggcgggaggtcaacgacacgtggaggtcaagggtTAAGAGGATCCACCAAAGTCGTCCCAAGCGGTTGGCGGACCATCCCCGGTCATCCGGCCGATCGGGCGCCCGGTCCGGGTCTCCCAGGCGACCGGGcaaaagacaacccgaccatggggcGAGTTTCTGATGCTTAAGATAAAAAGAGTATTTAAGCCGAGCGGCTAGGACGCTCGACCGAGCTGCAGGACAGTAATCCGCAATCCTAGCCGAGAACGTGAATATGGCTTCTTGGAGgacatgagcgccgagcggccgTTCCGCTCGGCCCGAGAACAGATAAGAGCGCTATgagacaaaaaggacaactggtagcttcatcctcgagacacctgccgccgacaaacagcatggtcggcggccggagcggacagaatatcgtacggtagaagctttcaccgtcacatccgggatatgctcggacgattgcggaatgacgtcaggcgTATTTTtatgacacaaccctactgaggtatgtttggggaagcgtgcacgcatcgagaagcgtggtcgcgcctccccggggtcctatataaggaccccgagatttcgacggaggtatgcaatctgaatcactgtagccacagtaacattactctgcttcttcgctgcctgacttgagcgtcggagggtcgtcaccgggaaacccctcccggctcggtttcttTGCAGGTTTGCCGAAaatctacaccaccagtcggaaaCAGCGGAGAGAGAGTGCCACGTCTCcaacgtccgtcgactcagcgctcggacaggatcaaattggcgccgtctatgggaacgcacctgaatccgagcctagaagatgaaagaagctggacgtcaactcctggtaacgctctctcctgaggagctcgaagcactcattCAAGCGCGAGCGGCAAAGATGGTTGAGCAACAACAGAAGGCTCAAGCAGAAAAGGATAACGCAGCAGGCCGCATCCGTCTCTGGAGGCCGAGCGAcaatggaggaccgaccggaacAATATTCTACGTGGGCTCAAAACAAGGGGTAGACCGACACACCAAGAGACACGCCGACCGCCcctattccattccatcgagcaCTATTCCAGACGTCGTCAGAATTGgccctagccaaccagggatcgtTCGACGAGGTGCCTATCCGTGATGCTAGGAAGGGCAAGGCGCCCAGACGGattcatcccccgagcggatcaatcggcagTTCTCCGACGCCATCCTGAGAGACCCACTACCAAAGCATTATGCGCCTTCGACAATCGGAgaatacaacgggaccaccgacccggatgaccatctgggtaagttcgacaacaccgccactttacatcaatatacagatgggtgaagtgtcgagtgttccttaccaccctttcTGGGTCGGCACAAcagtggttccggaggttgccggacggatcaataacaagcttcaaggagttccgcacggcTTTTCTCCACCACTTCGTGAGTTGCAGGCGCTATCAGAGAACCAGCGtcagcctattcgccatcaaacaaggacCGAGGGAGTCGCtctgagcttacatccaacgcttcaaccaggtggccatggacatcccgacggccacctcggaaactatgatgaacgcatttacacaggggcttgtggatggggatttcttccgtgcGCTCGTCAGAAAGTCGTCCCGCAGCTACGATcacatgttgaacaaggccaatgagtacatcaacgtggaggaagctcagatggcgaggaaaaaggaagcaccaGCCGAGCCACCAGTccccgccgagcggaagccgccttCCAATTATCAATCGCCAAGAGGACCCCGCGCAGAGATGGCTCGTCCCCATCAGCAAGCGAGGCCGCAAGCCGTTCAACAAGTAGCGGTCGATCGGCCTAAGCCAAAAGGGAAGGTGTGGACTCCCATGTTCTGCTCGCTCCACCAATCCGCCACACACAACACCCGGGATTGTCGGAGTCTCCCTCCGATCGCTCATCCCGCTCCCAAGAGTTATCGTCGCCGATCCCCATCGCCTGATAGACGACATCGGCACCAAGAGGCCGGGCGGCGAGCAGCCAGAGAATCACCCGAGCGGCACCTTCACCAGTCGCACAGAGCTAATCCCCGGGCGTCGCATGAACGGCCTaagccgtccgctcgggaggaagacacaaacttgagaacttgcaaaaactttagtgttttctttaagtttgtgtctaactattcaatggtgattactatcaaaagatagccttcaccaaggttttccaaaatcattttaaaaacattttcaaaaccaatatcccaccatattccttgggcttaatgcacattacttgtacattagctttcccaatgatgggaaaacacataactatatgttttgatgaacttaaaactcaaaagaatgcactaaatcaacatcttgagttttgttcatcatcctaacatctcacttgtatctaatgtgcactaaaacacatacaagtcatcttattggttcttgtgagatataaagtttggttttgccctaatctagggatcatgcatatctatctaggcattttatggatattgaacatccacttaggatgttacttgttaataccacttgttgacaacacttgttgaaaatatttgttgataaatgtcatttgtccgtgcttttaaggaattaaacataatgcatgataatgttatggcatacatcaaaaagaaataactttcaaaagcaagattcctataactacatgatgtatgtatgacatgacatggtatttttatatttttcataataagagatgaatgcaaaatacaaaattaaacatgatgtcatggcatatcataggcaaacaatcatggcaaggtttagcataaataaaatacctatattatctatctaagtatccttaatccttagctaatcttaaaattttaaacctagattgcccaaaagtgcttcaagaaattgccaaaacctaaattgacatttctaactCTCTTGATtcacttatgccaattgaaattaagcttattccttaattgttggcatatttcatttttccacaagagtagcactcttaattaaggctcaaattgcctttattttcctaagaacataccaaaaaccccCAACTgggtagttcttatgattcctaaattgtgccaattaGGACTAAAAtaaatacttctcaaatttggcacattttactctttcaaagagtaaatgatagatccatttcattttcaaaggttaataataaccttgaaaatgctccttgagtgtcaatttcttcaaagttgggttaactactcttcttcttagagttgacactctctaacccatctatagggtagagaagatgctcctaggaacccaacacctattggtgctccttggatgctctaggtattccctagggataacttccctagataccttcctagtgaccttgtttggcttcttggaagccttggtcactttttctaggtcaactctagggatagcctcccttgtgacattgtttgtgactttcttagactttttagaagtcttaatcacatttattgcaaaaatactcttagggatgacttccctagtattcttgacttgaccactatacctagggttagttccataactatatggaaccctatggtacgaaatttcatccttcttagccttagatttgtatcccaaatctctatggtcattggatgactttgatactcctagacctatatttttacccttagacccttgtgtcatatttgtgatttttctaagggtcttttctaatttatcaagtcttgacctcaagacttgattttccttccataatccctcaaccatagatttttcactaaaatcatgatttttcttcttcttaggtacatacctagaatccttagggttcttacctaagtttctatctacctttctaaccctagattgagaggttttggcatgataagctacatgatttttcttaatgctatcatgcttcctattttcatggtaaatagcattaaaatgatataaatttgacctagcatgttttttaccattttgcaagggaataggctcaataaaagataccttctttttttaccttggaggctcccccttgagttgagcttccttcatgagccttgaccatcttcttccccttggggcattgacttcggtaatgccctttttgattgcaagagaagcatataatatgctccttgctcttctttgtattggggatggtctccttgggcttctccttgcccttttgtgtcacttgacccttcttcttggccaagttgggacacttgctcttgtagtgcccactttccctacactcaaaacatattatacgatttttatttttaattgaaacatttataccttcttgtgtagggatgacacttgctcctccatttgatatttcttgaattttggaggtggcaccatcttctacttcttcacttgacccggatgtggaggcctcttcttgctccgggttcattgatctacattccccctcaatcctagaggtagaggcttcatcatcttgcatatggaacaaggagtatgctccctccttgttctctttattgcactcccttgaagatgaagcttcttcttggacttcttcttcggaggttgagcatctctcaacctcggagtcctcctcttagtcttgctccaaagagtcaccctctctggattcttcttgctcttgtacagtggaggggacctcttcatgaagcttgaccaatttactccataattcctttgcatattcaaattctccaattttgcaaaggatggtgcttggcaataaattaaccaaaagtttggtcactttgtcattggcctcgcacctttggatttgctcttggctccacttgctcctcttgagaactttgccctttgagtttgttagagtcttgaagccttccataagagcaaaccattgctctatcttcatcataagaaaattttcgattcttgatttccaagaatcgaagcttgtggatgtgtacggtggagccacccttgtgtcaaatccaagtccatcttgaaattgcatcttgaagttgagcttcttgaaatctttgacttttgatgaatttgcttcaacttcttcaccctctagctttgcttgttttgtttgccccttccggaaatgattccggtgaagagcaaccttgctctgataccacttattgggatcgaaaagtagctagaggggggggggggggggtgaatagctcgtcgcgtgcttggcgttgcttgtttcttcagagatgtggagcgaaaatacaagaaacaaaagcatacaacgctaacaaggtagatttacttggtatccacctccaaaggaggtgactagtccaaggatccacatactcacacaccctccactatgtaaacactccttttcggtaactaccgaaggcggagaagccctacaagaatctcaatacaagaagaacgaaagggtagtaaagaataagcaaaagcttacaaggaatgcagtaaaaaccctaaccctagatttcttcttcttgcaatagagccgcctcttgacttggaagaaactccaagatccttcaagaactggcatggagagctctgtggagtcgttggtgaagatctgagatgaatcggtaaGTTCTACTGCAGCCATCGCACgtctgcagctcaaatacgacgcaacggtcggatcccaatcgattcgaaagctcccaatcgatcggggaggctttggatcgatccacggatcgatccagagcgcatctgtgctctgggaaaacgcctggatcgatccacggatcgatccaacgcttatcgcgcgaaccagcagcgtcccaatcgatcggctgatcgattgggacctctggatcgatccattgatcgatccagaggctctctgtttgctgggaaaggcctggatcgatccactgatcgatccagaggctttctgttcgctggagaaaaacctagatcgatccactgatcgatccagctcttggtttttgcccaaaaccaagtcccaagcctctcaaaccaacattcggtcaaccttgacctgttggtacatcatgtctagcatctggtcactcccttgacctgctaggactccctcaccaagtgtccggtcaatccctttgacccacttgaacttttctcctcttgccaagtatcctgtcaaatcctttgacctacttggactttccttcatcatgccaagtatccggtcactcccttgacctacttggactttcaccagatgtctggtcaatcttgactcatctggatttccccatgtctggcttcactcaccaggtctttcacctagcttcactcactaggattttcacctggcttcactcactaggattttcttctgcctgacttcactcaccaggactttcacctagcttcactcactaggattttcttctgcctggcttcactcaccaggattttcttttgcctggcttcactcaccaggactttcacctagcttcacttactaggattttcctcactgcctagcttcactcactaggtctttccttctgcctaacatcccagttaggacttcccagtcaagtatccggtcatgcttgacctacttgactcttcttcaatcagccttgcattgtcaaacatcgaaactcaaacaaagactcaagcttggtcaatcaggtcaaccttgacctgagggatgttgcaccaacagtttgatgtgaagaaaaatcaaataagtcaaggttgattggatatttGATTGGgaaatcctaactggagtttaggtaaGGGCAAGTCCAACAAGAAAATTGACATatgatgaaaatccaagtagatcagtgttgaccagacacttggtatggaaagtcctggtgaatgaagtcaggcagatggaaagtcctaatgagtgaagctagacagttggaaaGCCCTGATGAGTAAAGTCAGGTATGTGGAAATCTAAGTGGGTACAGtgtgatcagacacttggtgtttggaagtccaagtaggtcatggaggaccagatatTGGCAcaagatgataagtccaagtgggttaaggttgaccgaacattTGACACGGCTaaaaaagtccaaatgggtcaatgGATTGGCCGGACATTTAGTaacgaagtcccagcaggtcaaagttgaccagatgctagacatgagtgagtcccaacaggtcacggtagACAGGATTCTGGGTTTGGAACCCTAGAGTTGAGTTAgtcaagttagggttggtcaatcgatcatccgatcgattgaaccagagcctaatcaattagttgatcgattAGGAGAGCTTCGTGAGAAAGTACAgcccaatcaatcagttgatccgTTGGGGGCTACGCTAATcgagctgatcgattggaggccactTGCGCGAAGAGCATAGTGTGCtccccaatcaatcagtcgatcgattgggatactccaatcaatcggtcgatcgattgaggatTGTTTTCTCGCGAGAT contains:
- the LOC122008101 gene encoding carboxyl-terminal-processing peptidase 3, chloroplastic-like, whose protein sequence is MESLIGAKPDLALRRPAPLSRFSNPVSGTGVFPVPRRFIGGSKLRAVPEKQSESRCEVEGSGRTSPWLWEKAASGFAAAAAAAAVVCACGCDAPALAESLTVAFPVSRAREVNTVQRTLVEAWGLIRETFIDPTFNHQDWDLKLQQTMVEMFPLKSEDAAYSKISGMLATLGDPFTRIISPKEYQSFRIGSDGNLQGVGLFINVEPKSGNLVVLSCIDGSPADRAGIHEGDELIEIDGEQVTGLDSEAAARKLRGRVGSTVRVKLLTGEQSGSELREVQISREVIKLSPLSSTVIRHKSNDGYESKIGYVRLSAFSQNAATEMENVIQQMEDEGVQSYILDLRNNPGGLVKAGLDVAQIWLDGDETLVNTIDREGNMLPINMVDGHALTHDPLVVLVNEGSASASEILAGALHDNGRAVLVGHRTFGKGKIQSVTELNDGSALFITVAKYLSPALHDIDQVGINPDVQCTPDALTSSLASFLRDNNTASTLESDSCIMVAEHELEVQKLKGTAS